One [Limnothrix rosea] IAM M-220 genomic window carries:
- a CDS encoding DUF4332 domain-containing protein: MASCNWAIADLPGLSAEHQKRLTSNHIRTTHQLLLATQNLKAKHDLAAKLQIHPQYVSKWIALADLARLKSVGVEYCGLILHCGIASVPQLAQTPFNRLHQSIVKLHVANMRRRDLAPSVGMVKQWVSEAKRLA, translated from the coding sequence ATGGCTTCCTGCAATTGGGCGATCGCCGATTTACCGGGACTCAGCGCCGAACATCAAAAACGCCTAACATCCAACCATATCCGTACAACTCACCAGCTTTTACTGGCGACCCAAAATCTGAAAGCAAAACATGATCTTGCGGCAAAATTACAAATTCATCCCCAGTACGTTTCCAAGTGGATTGCCCTGGCGGATCTGGCGCGGCTAAAAAGTGTCGGGGTGGAATACTGCGGTCTTATTTTGCATTGTGGGATTGCATCGGTTCCCCAATTAGCCCAAACACCTTTTAATCGACTGCATCAAAGTATCGTCAAACTCCATGTGGCGAATATGCGCCGTCGGGATTTAGCACCATCGGTCGGAATGGTTAAGCAGTGGGTGTCAGAGGCCAAGCGTCTTGCGTAG